From Humisphaera borealis, the proteins below share one genomic window:
- a CDS encoding glycosyl hydrolase, producing MTKIPLLLLCGLIGGVVLTARVGWSNATVPVLAPVLAPAAAVKRFTPEQVRLPGKKGVGFPLPPRDASGRKPAENDAFRKTSLLRAAALDVSWNYSWNLHLADEQPKEREFMPMVFGGKWLGNPKAVNKLSEQLTAELGPLVRSGRVKRLLGPNEPDHKEQGNMTVEQTLALWPTLEALGVPLCSPACANTEGTEAADPANQGVGGNWMPAFMAEVDKRELRVDYIGTHGYPGPNAEAFKTKLKRIHEKYGGRPLLITEFAVADWKTGGDIAKHRYTQAQVLAFMKDVVPWMERQKWIAGYAWFPFEADSPQGTSSALFDAKDKLTALGRFYRSVTPENPDGDRTIRAE from the coding sequence ATGACCAAGATCCCACTCCTGCTGCTCTGCGGCCTGATCGGCGGCGTTGTGCTTACGGCGCGGGTTGGCTGGTCGAACGCGACAGTGCCGGTGTTAGCGCCGGTGTTGGCGCCGGCGGCGGCGGTGAAGCGGTTTACGCCAGAGCAGGTGCGGCTGCCGGGCAAGAAGGGTGTGGGGTTTCCGCTGCCGCCACGCGATGCTTCGGGGCGGAAGCCGGCGGAGAATGATGCGTTTCGCAAGACGAGCCTGCTCCGGGCGGCGGCGCTGGACGTGTCGTGGAACTACTCGTGGAATCTGCACCTGGCCGACGAGCAGCCGAAGGAACGGGAGTTCATGCCGATGGTGTTCGGCGGCAAGTGGCTGGGGAACCCCAAAGCGGTGAACAAGCTGTCCGAACAACTGACGGCGGAGCTGGGTCCGCTGGTTCGCTCGGGGCGTGTGAAGCGGCTCCTGGGGCCGAACGAGCCGGACCATAAGGAGCAGGGCAACATGACGGTCGAGCAGACGCTGGCGCTCTGGCCGACGCTGGAGGCGCTGGGCGTGCCGCTTTGCAGCCCGGCCTGCGCCAACACCGAGGGCACCGAAGCCGCCGACCCCGCCAACCAGGGCGTCGGCGGAAACTGGATGCCGGCGTTCATGGCCGAGGTGGATAAACGCGAGCTGCGCGTCGATTACATCGGCACTCACGGCTACCCCGGCCCCAACGCCGAGGCGTTCAAGACCAAGCTCAAACGGATTCACGAGAAGTACGGCGGGCGGCCGCTGCTGATCACGGAGTTCGCGGTCGCCGACTGGAAGACCGGCGGCGACATCGCCAAACATCGCTACACGCAGGCGCAGGTGCTGGCGTTCATGAAAGACGTCGTCCCGTGGATGGAACGGCAGAAATGGATAGCCGGCTACGCATGGTTCCCGTTCGAGGCCGATTCCCCGCAGGGGACGAGCAGCGCGTTGTTCGACGCCAAAGACAAGCTCACGGCGCTGGGTCGGTTTTATCGAAGCGTCACGCCGGAGAACCCGGACGGGGATCGGACGATTCGGGCGGAATGA
- a CDS encoding PIN/TRAM domain-containing protein: MVLHVLRGLFILLMAAVGWFYLQLTWLAMAIALSIGVLFVCIDIVSPRRKLAVFSGILFGLVVGILIAYALSFPVKLIADQMFILLDRYPGDEFKSRTIEFIQLIVAVVTCYLTISFTLQTKDDFRFIIPYIEFKKSAKGSRPILLDTSALIDGRVVDVAQTGIIASQLVVPRFVLQELQDVADSGDKLKRARGRRGLDILAKLRDGKHDVVLYENPDRLPSDGPTDQRLIDLAAELNARVMTTDYNLNKVSQLRGVEVVNLNDLARSLKPAVLPGEKMSVTLVKAGESAGQGVGYLEDGTMVVVEQGRSHLNEEVEVTVTSALQTSAGRMIFGRLEAGSDAPAKTFGQRSPDREPAR, encoded by the coding sequence ATGGTCCTACACGTCTTGCGAGGCTTGTTCATCCTGCTGATGGCGGCCGTCGGCTGGTTTTACCTCCAGCTGACCTGGCTCGCGATGGCGATCGCGCTGTCGATCGGCGTACTTTTCGTCTGCATCGATATTGTCTCGCCCCGCCGCAAACTTGCCGTCTTTTCCGGAATACTCTTCGGACTCGTCGTCGGCATCCTGATCGCCTACGCGCTGAGCTTCCCCGTAAAGCTGATTGCCGATCAGATGTTCATCCTGCTCGACCGCTACCCCGGCGACGAGTTCAAGTCTCGGACGATCGAGTTCATTCAGCTGATTGTCGCCGTGGTTACCTGCTACCTGACGATCAGTTTCACGCTCCAGACGAAGGACGATTTTCGATTCATTATTCCGTACATCGAGTTTAAGAAAAGTGCCAAGGGGAGCCGCCCGATCCTTCTCGATACAAGTGCCCTGATCGACGGACGGGTCGTGGACGTGGCACAAACCGGGATTATCGCCAGCCAACTGGTGGTTCCCCGATTCGTGCTTCAGGAACTCCAGGATGTCGCCGACAGCGGCGACAAGCTCAAACGCGCCCGCGGCCGGCGTGGGTTGGACATCCTGGCCAAGCTGCGCGACGGCAAGCACGATGTCGTCCTCTACGAAAACCCCGACCGCCTCCCCAGCGACGGGCCTACGGATCAGCGCCTGATCGACCTGGCCGCAGAGCTCAACGCCCGCGTCATGACCACCGACTACAACCTCAACAAGGTCTCGCAACTGCGGGGCGTCGAGGTCGTGAACCTCAACGATCTGGCACGGTCCCTGAAACCTGCCGTCCTCCCTGGCGAGAAAATGAGCGTTACGCTCGTCAAGGCCGGTGAATCGGCCGGCCAGGGGGTCGGCTACCTTGAAGACGGGACGATGGTGGTCGTCGAACAAGGCCGTTCACACCTGAACGAAGAAGTCGAAGTCACCGTCACAAGCGCACTGCAAACCAGTGCCGGCCGCATGATTTTCGGCCGCCTGGAAGCAGGAAGCGACGCTCCAGCCAAGACCTTCGGCCAACGTTCGCCCGACCGCGAACCGGCGCGGTAG
- a CDS encoding glutamine synthetase beta-grasp domain-containing protein, with product MAKFKLEYIWLDGYKPTPNIRGKTLVKDFDSVPSLEQIPLWGFDGSSTQQAEGHNSDCVLKPVSIYPDPEVHNGVIVMNEVMHADGTPHSTNARATIHDDPDTWFGFEQEYFLYKDGQPLGFPAEGFPKEGQGRYYCGVGYGLMSSIGREITRKHLDLCLAAGINHEGINAEVAKGQWEFQIFGKGSRTAADQMWVARYLLLRLCEKYEVDINWHCKPLGDTDWNGSGMHSNFSTKFMREVGGEKYFKDLMAAFEKYLKEHIDVYGPDNDKRLTGKHETAPWNKFSYGVANRGASIRVPNSFPKNGYKGYLEDRRPNSQGDPYQIASRILETIASVPLPK from the coding sequence ATGGCTAAGTTCAAACTGGAGTACATCTGGCTCGACGGCTACAAGCCCACGCCGAACATCCGTGGCAAAACCCTCGTGAAGGACTTCGACTCCGTCCCTTCGCTCGAGCAAATCCCGCTCTGGGGCTTCGATGGCAGCTCCACCCAGCAGGCCGAAGGACACAACTCCGACTGCGTGCTTAAGCCGGTCTCGATCTACCCGGACCCCGAGGTCCACAACGGCGTGATCGTGATGAACGAGGTCATGCACGCCGACGGCACCCCGCATTCCACCAACGCCCGCGCCACCATCCACGACGACCCCGACACCTGGTTCGGCTTCGAACAGGAATACTTCCTCTACAAAGACGGCCAGCCCCTCGGCTTCCCCGCCGAAGGCTTCCCGAAGGAAGGCCAAGGTCGCTACTACTGCGGCGTCGGCTACGGGCTGATGAGCAGCATCGGTCGCGAAATCACCCGCAAGCACCTGGACCTGTGTCTTGCCGCCGGCATCAACCACGAAGGCATCAACGCCGAGGTCGCCAAGGGCCAGTGGGAATTCCAGATCTTCGGCAAGGGTTCCCGCACCGCCGCAGACCAGATGTGGGTCGCCCGCTACCTCCTGCTCCGCCTCTGCGAAAAGTACGAGGTCGACATCAACTGGCACTGCAAGCCGCTCGGCGATACCGACTGGAACGGCTCGGGCATGCACTCCAACTTCTCCACCAAGTTCATGCGTGAAGTCGGCGGCGAGAAGTACTTCAAGGACCTCATGGCCGCCTTCGAGAAGTACCTCAAGGAACACATCGACGTCTACGGCCCGGACAACGACAAGCGCCTCACCGGCAAGCACGAAACCGCTCCGTGGAACAAGTTCAGCTACGGTGTCGCCAACCGTGGCGCCTCCATCCGCGTGCCCAACAGCTTCCCCAAGAACGGCTACAAGGGTTACCTGGAAGACCGTCGTCCCAACTCCCAGGGCGACCCATACCAGATCGCCAGCCGAATCCTTGAAACGATCGCCAGCGTGCCGCTGCCCAAGTAA
- a CDS encoding restriction endonuclease subunit S, whose product MADPDHNRCRGKDRRRRTVAAGPAAEQRKIAACLTSLDALIAARGRKLAALAAHKKGLMQQLFPRPGESLPRLRFPEFREEGEWEERKAGALFANRRTKGEDGLPIYSVTMHDGMVRRDSFDRDFYDIEDAAGNKKVCKDDIAYNMMRMWQGACGVAPEDCLVSPAYIVLAPESGVLSKFFEYFFKLPESLLMLTSYSRGLTKDRLRLYYDDFAKMPIRTPGVAEQQRIAACLGSLDAALAAEAQALSALRTHKKGLMQQLFPAGEG is encoded by the coding sequence GTGGCCGATCCTGACCACAATCGGTGCCGAGGGAAGGACCGTCGCCGCCGGACCGTCGCCGCCGGGCCGGCGGCCGAGCAGCGGAAGATCGCGGCGTGTCTGACGTCGCTGGACGCGTTGATCGCCGCCCGCGGGCGGAAGCTGGCGGCGCTGGCGGCCCACAAGAAAGGGCTGATGCAGCAGCTCTTCCCCCGCCCCGGCGAATCCCTCCCCCGCCTCCGCTTCCCCGAGTTCCGGGAGGAGGGGGAGTGGGAAGAGCGGAAAGCCGGAGCCCTTTTCGCGAATCGAAGAACAAAGGGCGAAGATGGACTACCCATCTATTCCGTCACAATGCACGACGGAATGGTGCGACGAGATTCGTTCGATCGTGACTTCTACGACATCGAGGATGCGGCGGGCAACAAGAAGGTCTGCAAGGACGACATCGCCTACAACATGATGCGGATGTGGCAAGGCGCATGCGGCGTCGCGCCCGAAGACTGTCTCGTTAGCCCCGCGTATATCGTGCTCGCGCCTGAATCGGGCGTGTTATCGAAGTTCTTCGAGTACTTTTTCAAGCTCCCTGAATCGCTGCTGATGCTGACGTCGTACTCGCGCGGCCTGACCAAGGACCGATTGCGCCTCTACTACGACGATTTCGCGAAGATGCCAATCCGCACCCCCGGCGTTGCCGAGCAGCAGCGAATCGCCGCGTGTCTCGGCTCGCTGGACGCCGCGCTCGCCGCCGAGGCCCAGGCCCTGTCGGCCCTGCGGACGCACAAGAAGGGCCTGATGCAGCAGCTTTTCCCTGCAGGGGAGGGGTGA
- a CDS encoding RES family NAD+ phosphorylase yields MIRVYRIVKPRYEASAWTGEGASKNGGRWNHPGTPCVYCGGSLALTSLEMLVHLESADVLQAYRVAWIDVDPAQVRDTPVAILPADWDAEPATNASRDFGTAWLAARQTVALRVPSVILPAEHNILLNPRHPDFAALARSAFQPFNFDPRLLKD; encoded by the coding sequence ATGATCCGCGTCTACCGCATCGTCAAGCCGAGATACGAAGCCAGCGCCTGGACCGGGGAGGGTGCCAGCAAGAATGGCGGTCGCTGGAATCATCCTGGCACACCCTGCGTTTACTGTGGGGGCAGCCTCGCGCTGACCTCGCTCGAAATGCTTGTGCATCTTGAGTCTGCCGATGTACTGCAGGCCTACCGCGTCGCGTGGATCGATGTCGACCCGGCACAGGTGCGCGACACTCCCGTCGCAATTCTTCCGGCCGATTGGGACGCCGAACCCGCAACAAACGCCAGCCGCGACTTCGGCACCGCTTGGCTCGCCGCGCGTCAAACCGTCGCCCTACGCGTTCCCAGCGTGATCTTACCGGCCGAACACAACATCCTCTTAAACCCGCGTCACCCGGATTTCGCTGCGCTCGCCCGCAGCGCCTTTCAGCCATTCAACTTTGATCCACGCCTGTTAAAGGATTGA
- the parS gene encoding type II RES/Xre toxin-antitoxin system antitoxin has product MAKKTQTIHKLSKFKPGATTGAKNYSGIYTAKMALRGPLELVKIVQTGVPVSDAKKLYSHYKVDEKEVIGYLKVSVAKFKKWKANHRLSSEESDRLVRLARLMAAADALHEGDAEAARRWMESPKSALGGSSPLKFAQTEVGAREVEHLIGRLEHGVFS; this is encoded by the coding sequence GTGGCCAAAAAGACTCAAACCATCCACAAACTTTCCAAGTTCAAGCCCGGAGCTACTACCGGCGCGAAGAACTACTCTGGAATTTACACGGCCAAGATGGCGTTGCGTGGGCCTTTGGAGTTGGTGAAGATCGTCCAGACCGGCGTTCCCGTCTCGGATGCGAAAAAACTGTACAGCCATTACAAGGTCGACGAGAAAGAGGTCATTGGGTATCTCAAGGTTTCGGTTGCTAAATTCAAGAAGTGGAAAGCCAATCACCGGCTGTCATCCGAAGAGTCTGACCGCCTGGTGCGTCTGGCGCGACTCATGGCCGCCGCGGATGCGCTGCACGAGGGAGACGCCGAGGCCGCACGCCGGTGGATGGAATCTCCGAAATCTGCCCTCGGGGGTAGCTCGCCACTGAAATTCGCCCAAACGGAAGTGGGCGCTCGGGAGGTTGAACACCTCATTGGCCGTCTGGAACATGGCGTCTTCTCGTAA
- a CDS encoding IS4 family transposase, with the protein MRRSGNLLDEHLHRLAALPAHGNTILGRDQLVKGLLLSFFDPMARSLRRIEDCGDFQGDLRLDKLARSTTADALAAFDPQLLVPLIDDLQQRVPNLGDADGLEGITRQIIAADGTYMTTLCDVAWAMRQKNRDGGVQGQVRANVQLDAGNWIPRVLTVSGDDGHSEAAAFAADLLPGVLYVVDRNFVEFGFLGAVLDKGSDFVVRIKSNQPAMTVVQTLPPSAADVEAGVIAEEVVRLPGRDAPAGLFRCITIESTDRSGESQALRLLTNLPAATVGAHVVGAVYRLRWQIELFFKWLKTWAGMDHLLSTSRNGITTQLYIAVIAVLMMYVQSGYRVSVYALAALGRVARGQMSIQEAMAVIAKRERERSLERARQARLRARKKLA; encoded by the coding sequence GTGCGCCGCTCCGGGAATCTCCTCGACGAACATCTCCATCGTCTGGCGGCGCTGCCGGCTCACGGCAACACCATCCTCGGCCGCGACCAGTTGGTCAAAGGCCTGCTCCTGTCGTTCTTCGATCCCATGGCCCGATCGCTGCGACGCATCGAAGACTGCGGCGACTTCCAGGGCGATCTGCGACTCGACAAGCTGGCACGCTCGACCACCGCCGACGCTCTTGCAGCGTTCGACCCTCAGCTGCTCGTGCCGCTGATCGACGACCTGCAGCAACGTGTCCCGAATCTCGGCGACGCCGACGGCCTCGAAGGGATCACCCGGCAGATCATCGCCGCCGACGGCACTTACATGACCACGCTGTGCGATGTGGCCTGGGCGATGCGCCAAAAGAACCGCGACGGCGGCGTGCAGGGACAGGTCCGCGCCAACGTCCAGCTCGACGCCGGCAACTGGATTCCCCGCGTGCTGACCGTCAGCGGCGACGACGGGCATTCGGAGGCCGCGGCCTTCGCCGCCGACCTCCTGCCCGGCGTGCTGTACGTCGTGGACCGCAACTTCGTCGAGTTCGGCTTCCTCGGCGCCGTCCTGGACAAGGGCAGCGACTTTGTCGTTCGTATCAAATCCAACCAACCGGCGATGACGGTGGTCCAGACCCTGCCGCCGTCGGCGGCGGACGTCGAGGCGGGCGTGATCGCCGAGGAAGTGGTGAGACTTCCCGGCCGCGACGCGCCGGCGGGCCTGTTCCGCTGCATCACCATCGAGAGCACCGACCGATCGGGCGAATCCCAGGCACTGCGGCTGCTGACCAATCTTCCCGCGGCGACGGTCGGGGCTCACGTCGTCGGCGCCGTTTACCGGCTGCGCTGGCAGATCGAGCTGTTTTTCAAGTGGCTCAAGACCTGGGCGGGAATGGACCACCTGCTGAGCACCAGCCGCAATGGGATCACCACGCAGCTGTACATCGCGGTGATCGCCGTGCTGATGATGTACGTGCAGAGCGGCTACCGCGTCAGCGTCTACGCCCTGGCGGCGCTGGGCCGCGTGGCCCGGGGCCAGATGTCGATCCAGGAGGCGATGGCGGTGATCGCCAAACGCGAGCGAGAGCGTTCGCTGGAACGAGCGCGTCAGGCCCGGCTGCGGGCACGCAAGAAGCTGGCCTGA
- a CDS encoding aminotransferase-like domain-containing protein — translation MENTQSKSQTPLYEDVARQIIEMIDNGTLPVGSRAPSVRSLAVQLKVSVSTVVAAYRLLEDQGRLQPRPQSGFYVRALRRENVEEPLMSRPPETASAVTVGDLRLLLLTEFGQPGIIGLGASNGAVSDWSIKAVHSLMSSISRSQPLLSASYPPPAGMATLRRQVARWYIRAGCKLSPDDIVITCGALEAIHLCLRAVTQPGDAVALESPTYWGILQTVEMLGLKALEIPTHPRTGPSLDALEVVFSQKLVKAIVLIPSAHNPLGSIMPEENRRQLVAMVRKADIPLIEDEIYADLVFEPPRPRSCRSFDEGPSSQSHVMVCGGVSKTVAPSLRIGWCIPGKWVKEVTRMKAWLNIAAPTLPQLALAQFMDEGGYDRHLRKVTSIYRRQVERMSELIAEHFPRDTRITRPQGGFLLWVELPEIMDSVTLHDRAIQKGVSICPGVVFSATGKYRNCIRINCGLLWTPEVERAIPTLGKLIAELIEAHQNAATEPGYDATQC, via the coding sequence ATGGAGAACACCCAATCAAAGTCGCAAACGCCTTTGTATGAAGACGTTGCGCGACAGATCATCGAGATGATCGACAACGGTACACTCCCCGTCGGCAGCCGCGCGCCCTCGGTCCGATCGCTCGCCGTGCAGTTGAAAGTCTCGGTTTCCACGGTCGTCGCCGCCTATCGCCTGCTCGAAGACCAGGGCCGGCTCCAGCCTCGTCCGCAGTCCGGGTTTTACGTCCGGGCCCTTCGCCGGGAGAACGTCGAAGAGCCCCTCATGTCCCGCCCGCCGGAAACGGCCTCGGCGGTGACCGTCGGCGACCTTCGGTTGCTCCTGCTCACCGAGTTCGGCCAGCCCGGCATCATCGGCCTGGGCGCGTCCAACGGCGCGGTCTCCGACTGGTCGATCAAAGCCGTCCACTCGCTGATGAGCTCGATCAGCCGATCGCAACCCCTGCTCTCCGCCAGCTACCCCCCGCCGGCCGGCATGGCCACCCTCCGACGGCAGGTCGCCCGGTGGTACATCCGCGCCGGCTGCAAGCTTTCGCCCGACGACATCGTCATCACCTGCGGCGCCCTCGAAGCGATCCACCTCTGCCTCCGCGCCGTCACCCAGCCCGGCGACGCCGTCGCCCTCGAGTCCCCCACCTACTGGGGCATCCTGCAAACCGTCGAGATGCTCGGCCTCAAGGCGCTCGAAATCCCCACCCACCCGCGCACCGGCCCTTCGCTCGACGCCCTCGAAGTCGTCTTCAGCCAGAAACTCGTCAAGGCGATCGTCCTCATCCCCAGCGCCCACAATCCCCTCGGCTCCATCATGCCGGAAGAAAACCGCCGGCAGCTCGTCGCTATGGTCCGCAAGGCCGACATCCCCCTCATCGAAGACGAAATCTACGCCGACCTCGTCTTCGAACCCCCACGCCCCCGCTCCTGCCGCAGCTTCGACGAAGGCCCCTCCTCGCAGAGCCACGTCATGGTGTGCGGCGGCGTCTCCAAGACCGTCGCGCCGAGCCTGCGCATCGGCTGGTGCATTCCCGGCAAATGGGTGAAAGAAGTCACCCGCATGAAGGCCTGGCTCAACATCGCCGCGCCCACCCTGCCGCAACTGGCGCTCGCCCAGTTCATGGACGAAGGCGGCTACGACCGCCACCTGCGAAAGGTCACCTCCATCTACCGCCGACAGGTCGAACGCATGAGCGAACTGATCGCCGAGCACTTCCCCCGCGACACACGCATCACCCGCCCGCAGGGAGGCTTTCTCCTCTGGGTCGAGCTGCCCGAAATCATGGACTCGGTCACCCTTCATGATCGCGCGATCCAAAAAGGCGTCTCCATCTGCCCCGGCGTCGTCTTCTCGGCCACGGGCAAGTACCGCAACTGCATCCGCATCAACTGCGGCCTGCTCTGGACCCCCGAAGTCGAACGCGCCATCCCGACGCTGGGCAAACTGATCGCCGAGCTGATCGAGGCCCACCAGAACGCCGCCACCGAACCCGGCTACGACGCCACGCAATGCTGA